The Archocentrus centrarchus isolate MPI-CPG fArcCen1 chromosome 5, fArcCen1, whole genome shotgun sequence genome contains the following window.
AGTCATTCAAGCACACCGGGTAAAGGCGTTCATAACCCTTGAACAGTAAAGGCTATAATAGCACATGTGACGCTACTGTGTATGTGCTGCAATTTTCCAAGcaccaaataaacacaaacacctgtGTGTTTATCTTCACATATGCAAAAAGAGCTGCACTCATGCATTATCAGAGTAAGATTAATAATACAAGCTCTTGCATAACAAGTGCTTTCCTCCATTCTTGGACTGAGTAGTTCTCCTTGACCTACTTTGATCCAGTAACCTTCAATCTGATCACATGTGTTGCAAAGCCATGAGTGCTGTGCTGCTAATTCCTGTTTCCTgtaatattttaatgaaatgaaatgtaatCTGGAAAAAAATTGAAGTTTATCTGCAGAGTGGTGCAGCAGTTAGCACTGTCAACTCACCACATTAAAGATCCTGGTGCAACTTTGTCTGCTGGATGGGctctttctctgtggagtttgcatgttttctctgTCCCTGCATGAGTTCTTACAAGTACTACTTCTCCAGTTTGTTAGGTTAAATAGTGTTTCCAAATTGGCTGTGTCAGCATAAATGACTGTCTGTCTCTTTATGTTGGCCCTGTGAGAGACTGCTGACGTGTCTTTGCACCCTGAACTGGATGAGCAGAAAATGGGCCTAGTTTTCATTTCACTCTCCAGCCTGACATTGTGAATATGTTGCCTCAGTTTCATTTCATGTTTCAGAAATGCTAAAAATGTTGGTGTTGTTCCCATAGAACTATTTTACTGTTAAATTTATCAGGTCAGTCACCAAAGCAACTGTCTATGTCCCACATCAGCAAACCCACATCCCTAAAAcatgacagcaaattttgactcatcccaaaaatacaaaaaagttaaaaaaaaataaataaataaaaaagatcaACTCAAGCAAAGACAAAGCCTTTTTCATCTTAATTGTAAAacctatttaaaataaaagcaatagtATATGCCATTGAGGAGAAAAACACTAATCTAAATCTGTTTTGCAGCAGGCAGCAGATGAGCAGCGGATGTGGAGTTATTTTTAGATGTGAAAAGAGGAAATTATAATCCCTTTCATCTCAGGCCGCCTGCTATCATCTACCCTAAACTCACTGTCTCTCTGTTCACCTTCCTTTGATGATGTTCACTGTACCAAATCCCCAAACATGGTGAAAAGGACCAACAGATCAGAAGTCAAATGATAATTAACAGCTAACAAATGTTAAAACAATATTTCATTGTtaagaaatccatccatccatccatccatccatccatccatccatccatccatccatccatccatccatccatccatccatccatccatccatccatccatccatccatccatctcctgcTGCTTATCTGGGTTTGGGTTGTGGAAATAGCAGTCCAAGGCTAGATGTCCAGACCTCTGTCTTCCACCTATTACAGCTTTTCTGGTGTaacactgaggtgttcccaagccaCTCAAGAGATATGATCTCCCCAGTGTAATGCCCAAAACATCTCAACTAGAAGACACCCATAAAGTATCATAGTCAGATGCCCGGACTACTTCAAATGGCTTCTTTCGATGTGGAAGAGTATGAgctcctcctgaatgactgagctcctcaccctacGTCTGCGGCTGAGTACAGACACCGTactgaggaagctcatttctgccactcgTACCCGTGAGCTCattttttcagtcactacccaaaactAGTGGTTAGGAAATCAGACCAGTAAAATGatagctttgctttcatgctcagctctgtCTTTACCACAACAGAGTATCTGATGACACACCAATCTGTCTATCAGTCTTACTCCACactcccctcactcatgaacaagaccccaagataatTAAACTTCTCCACTTGGAACAGAAACTTCttcctccacccttttccagttAATGTGGGATtaatgccatccatccattttcttctgcttatccttttcagggtcacagtgtGGGCGGGAACCTATACctgccacagggcaagaggcagggtacctagcgctaacacaaagagacatacAGTCATTCACACTCACGGGCAAGTTAGAATCACTGGTTAACCTAACCCCTGTGATGTCCACTTCCTTAGAAATCTAACTACAGTGCGCATTTATGCAGCCCACAACCCCTCCCATTGGGTGCAGCCTCCGTCATAGGCTCAGTGTTAAGCTTTAGAAACATGGCCTCAGGTTTGGAGGAACTACTTCAAACTCTGTTGCAAACTGCGAGTTGGATGTCACTGCCTGATAAAACTGATGTGAACTGATGTTGCATacataaaaactgaattgaatgacACTCCTCAAGGCCTCCTCATTATTCTAAtataaaaagacatttattCCACACATACAGAAACAACAAAGGATTGAAAACCTGTTCACCAACTTAGGAATTATTTACTTTTCCATTGTGGAAAACCTAACAGCCTAACCCACTTTTGCGTGTTAACTAACTAACTCCACCCATTTCACTGTTGCATGATCGAAAGCCATACTGTAcctcctatatatatatacaggttttGCTAGAAATCCCTCCACACTAACAGAATTCTAGGCATGCTTTCCATACAGCCAGTGTTTGTCATTCAGGGTGTTTTCCAGCATTAGAGAGCTGATTAGGCAGACTACAAAGCTGCCAGCTTTGACAGGCAACACATTTCACAATGTAATTTAAGGAACATacagtatgtttaaaaaaaatactaatctGAACTTCTGGTTAATGCCTTCTTCTAATTCTTCCTGCTTATCACTATGGAACtgttattgaattttttttgtgttagaAGTTTGTAATCTGAGCTTTGTGCAGATCAGTCACCAATGTCACCGCTGAACTGCAACTGGGCCAAAAACCTCAACTAAACTGCTTAATAATGAACTCTGTGACTACAGTGACGCATGCAGTGTAAGCAGTCTTTGTTTTTATGCTGTCTCAAGCAAACTTGCGAAACCAAATGAAAATACCCAAAGCCAGTTTTCTTGGAACCTTCCTGTGTCCGGGGTGGACACAGGATTAATTTTCCCAAGAAGAGCAGCACCAATAATCTGAATTAAATTCTGTTCAATATttattggtgcagccctccaGAGCAGTCCCAGTTTCTTACATAgtcccttgggaaaattaattgtcCATCCGTGCAGAAGAATTCTATCTAAATGAAGTGAAACTGTGTCTgatatttttgatgttttagCTCATTCTTACACTGTAGTTTTGGTTTATATGTTGAAACTCTGTCACGGTGTTGAGAATCCGGATCAGGTTCATCACTCCCATCATATCACGATTGAGGCCAGAGTGGTATAATCTTTCACTATATTCGGTCTTAACAACTAAGCTGAGCATCCATAAACTCTTGAATTTCTGCAGAGAAACATTTGCccctctgtgaccctgaaagCAGTGCTATGACCATTTGCCCACCATCACACCTTTAGTAAACTCTCTTGAGTAAAATAACAACATAATGGTATGCTGTTTTGTGAAGGTTAAAGAATGTTTTTTATTCTAGTTACACATTAACAGTGCTCTTTACTTTGTTACACACACTTGTAAATATGGGAGCATGTCCTTGCTTTGAAACACTGACTCTTTCCTTCCTgtccttcttttcttcttgcACTTATACAATAGTCAGGAGGTATGTGTCACTatcaaaaatgaaagcattGTTTGTAATTGCATGATGCCAACTATGACTGATGGATGGAAAAAGTCCTAGTATCaagtgtaaaacaaaacaaatggacTCATATTTTCCACATCATTGATTCCTCATATTTTAGCTGGATGACAGATCCGGTTACAGACcttctttcatttgatccgCATGAAACGTCAGATACGtcagaaaacagacaaagaaaagatATACAGTCTGAGAACATAGCACCAACTACTGTATAGTCCAGTAAAATCACACTACATGTATTCAGCAGCccctttattaggtacaccttttcaactgcttgttaatgcaagtATTCAATCAGCTAATCACAGGTCAGCAATTCAAAGCATTTAGACacgtagacatggtcaagacagccttctgaatttcaaactgagcatcaggaaGAAAGGTGAATGAAAGTGACATGGTTCGTGGTCTGAGggtttcagaaactgttgaccTGCTGGGATTGTCcaacacaaccatctccagggtttacagagaatggtccgcaaaagaaaaaataccctgtgagtggcagttctctgagatcagagaagaatggccagaatactgataggaaggcaacagtaactcaatcaGCCACTCATTACAaacaaggtgtgcagaagagcatctctgaaaggATAACACATGGACCTTGAGGCAGAAGGGCTACAGCGACAGAAGACCACATTGGGGGCCACTCCGGttagctaaaaacaggaaactaaggCTACTTTTTGCACCGACTCActaaaactggacaatagaagattggaaaaacactgTACTTCAAtggcttccacagtcaccaggtTTCAGGTTTCAATCCTTAGTATGTAGTTGAAAAGTAGCtgacaaatgtgcagcaactgtgtgctgctatcatgtcaacatggagcAAAATCTGTAatatttccagcactttgttgaatctataccaCAAGGCTCTAAAgccaaaagggggtccaacctggtacaaGCAAGTTCTTTCaaacatatacagtataaatacattttcctcCATTCATacatccatttgcttccgcttatccttttcagggttgccgGTAGCCTTCCCCATCTGTCATATGGATTTGAAAAAAGTTTGAAGTAATATGATTGAAAACACTGATGCAATGCTGGACAGTATTCAGGAAAATGAGTGATCTAGAGTTGTgactgacaaaaacacaaactcttGATGAGCTGTGAGAGTTGAGTGAGAAGTGCACCAACAAAGTAAGAAAAGATCTTTTGCAGTGATAGcagtgtgtataaaaacaaCGAGAAAAGGTAATGTGGGTGGAGAAAGTGTATAACTGATctgagaactgcattaagagtaGAAGAGCGAATTGTGGCAAAGTGATCGAGAAAAATTGTAATGATCATCTGTGACCTGCTATGACTTAATGATGATGTCCCCAGTTCAGATGCAGGTGGGTGTCAGCACAAGAGCTATTACTCAAAAGCACACAGTTTTCAGTACTCATTAGGACCCTCACAAAATCCCATATCACAAACTAAACCATTCTCTGAACTTCAAACCCCAAACCCACTATAAACATGAACCACAAACAATACATTTTACTTCaatgaatgcctttattgtcaagACACTGTTAACACACAGGTATACAAGAGAGTTCTTCcaataacaaaagaaatcaAAGTCTGTATAAGGAGGACGTAACATTTAAAGTGGTAATATGGAATGTACTCGTTTACATTTTAACAATCCTTTCAAATAAATAGTCTCTAATCTCTGTAGCTAGTGTTTTTAATCAATATATTCTCTTTGTCAAGTCAAATTTTCAGGAATGAAAAGGAGAAGATcagatgaaaacaaagacagtgacaACAAAAGGATATTATCCCCTTTCCAAAAAGTATTTTGCTTATAGGCAATAAGTACAGGAGAGAACAAGTATCAAAAAAAGGCAAATCCCTTCTTATACAACTAAATAATAATCTTCCACTGAAAAGTGTAAATCCAAGTGCTTAGTTGACACTTAAACCATACAAGGGTCTTAAGAGAAATAAAATGTCCTTATAAGATGCCAACCTGTCAATTGCTACAAGGCTGCTGACCTAGCCAGCCAAGGTCAGCTTGTACAGTCAGCTTCCCTATGATTGTGTTGTGCTGTTGGGGACCAGCAGTCCAAGCATAATCCAAAAAAGTATCACAGGTAAAGCACCACAACAGGCTCCTAGTTACCTACAACTTCAATGTTTACTACCTCAGGCTTTCTCTCTCAGAGAGAAGTTAAAGAACTGTGTCTGTACCagaggaggggtgggggggctagGGTGCTACAGGAGTCTCTGCATTTGTTGAGGGACCTCTCTCACACTACATTTCTCTTATGGTGTGTTaccaaaagaacaaaacaaaacaaaaaggagcaGTCTCAGAAAAGTGCAAGAAGGGCACAGGGAGCCCCGTATTCTGGAAGGTGAGTGAGACCACAGGTACGACCATCTCCTCACCCAGAGGCATCCAACGTTCCCACCAAGCAGAGCCCCACGTAGGCATAGGGATAACACACCCTGGGGTAGCAGGGTTTCAGCTCAGTGAGCTCTTCCCGCGCTTAAAATTTAGGTCATGTTGGCTAAAGTGCAGCTTCAGTCTGCACTGTGATCCTCGAGCTCGGAGATAATTGTGATCAGGTTCTGGAGGCCGAAGATGAACCCACTGTCCTGACCTTCATGCACTACACTGTCTTCTCCATAGTGGCGACAGGTGGTGTGAGCAAAGTCAATCATGCGTACATCCACCATAGGGCTACTGGCCTCTCCTCCGCTGTGGGATGAGCGACTGCTGCTGCTCCCTCCTGACACACCAGCACTGACACCCGCTGAGGAGGAACGAGAGAAACCAAAggctccttcctcctcctcctcctcctcatcagatGGCTCATCCTCATCACCTTCTTCCCCACCTCTATGTCTAGGTCTAGTGGGAGTCCTGGGAGGGTCTCCATCATAGATTATGAGCAGGGAGCTGGAGTAGAAGCGATAGGACTCACAGGCCTCAAGTGCAGCTTGCATTTCCCGGAGTCTGCGCAGAACTGGAGACAGCAGCTCATGACGCAAGCGATGCCCATTGTGGAAAAACTGGTAAAGAGCCTCCTTGAAGCCTGCAAGGGTCAGCTTTCGCCCATGGTATTTATTCATGAACATGAGTTGGCCAGGGTCTGACTGGTACACCTGCAGAGGTCAGACAGCAACATAAGCACTTCAGCTTCTCAtaaacaagaaaatacaaaagatctctctctctctctctctcacacacacacacacacacacacacacacacacacacacacacacacacacacacacacacacacacacacacacacacacacacacattacctgCATGCCACAAAGTCGCACTCCAATAGATGCAGATGTGCTCTGCTGACACTTTCGAATCTGATTGGCTTTCTTTTCCTCTGAGGCATCATCTCCATGTTGTCGAGTTCCCATTTTCAAGTCTAAGACACATGGTACTCTATAGCGCCATGTCAGGTTTTCTAAAAGAATAAATTCTGTGAAGGGAGAGTCAAGGATCACATGACAAAAACtgtcccactgtcaccaagtgctttgcTCCTAGGGTggttattttgactgttgggttttctctgtaattattgtagggcaggggtgcccacactttttcagcatGCGAGCTACTAGCAAAGCTAGCGTGGTTAAATGCGCATGCACAGAGTGTTAACGAAACGGATGGATGACAGTTTATCATCCATCTTCTACTTCTTTTAATGCCGTGAGATCTACATTTTTCCCCAACTTCATTGGGAGTTCTGTGCGATCTACCTGCACTCCTCTTGTGATCGACCAGTAGATTGTGATCGACGTATGGGGCACCCCTGTTGTAGGGTCttaaccttacaatataaagcacttttaggtgactgtttgttgtgatttggcactatataaataaaattgaactgaattataaaCTGAGACCAGTCCCTTTATAACTGTACACTTCAGTACCCACTGAGAATTCCCATGTTTAGTAAAAGGATACTGTATTGGTTACGATGTTTTGCATTCTCCTTCATCCTCTGCAAGTGCTGCTGATGACATTTGAGACTCCAGGGGTTGTGTTTAATCTGTGCCACCACATTgcctttttccaggctaaaatAAAGAACATCTgcctgctgttgttgctgctgctgctgctgaacttCATCGCGATTATAACTGCAAAAGAGAGAATACAGAAAGTCC
Protein-coding sequences here:
- the LOC115780141 gene encoding inositol hexakisphosphate kinase 2, with the translated sequence MSPALEALMQADGTPYPGKGVMLEPFVHQVGGHSCVLRFGEQTICKPLIPREHQFYKSLPPEMRKFTPQYKGVVSVSFEEDDEGNLCLIAYPLRSESGDLENKDPSADCEPKSKMVKWSNKKQSPLGLENDNYGKDRARHSRKEDKIMSYNRDEVQQQQQQQQQADVLYFSLEKGNVVAQIKHNPWSLKCHQQHLQRMKENAKHRNQYKFILLENLTWRYRVPCVLDLKMGTRQHGDDASEEKKANQIRKCQQSTSASIGVRLCGMQVYQSDPGQLMFMNKYHGRKLTLAGFKEALYQFFHNGHRLRHELLSPVLRRLREMQAALEACESYRFYSSSLLIIYDGDPPRTPTRPRHRGGEEGDEDEPSDEEEEEEEGAFGFSRSSSAGVSAGVSGGSSSSRSSHSGGEASSPMVDVRMIDFAHTTCRHYGEDSVVHEGQDSGFIFGLQNLITIISELEDHSAD